Proteins encoded in a region of the Salvia hispanica cultivar TCC Black 2014 unplaced genomic scaffold, UniMelb_Shisp_WGS_1.0 HiC_scaffold_1143, whole genome shotgun sequence genome:
- the LOC125197986 gene encoding alcohol dehydrogenase-like 7 codes for MANNTTTAGKAITCRAAVARAAGAPLVIQEVVVDPPKSGELRIKIICTSLCHSDLTFLNLDLPPACFPRILGHEAVGVVESVGDGVIGVVEGDMVIPVFVSDCAECRDCTSKKSNLCTEFPFRVDPWMHDGTSRFRDLNGETIHHFMFVSSFTEYTVVHRANIIKLDPTIPPSRACLLACGVSTGVGAAWRSASVERGSTVAIFGLGSIGLAVAEGARLCGAARIIGIDVNPNKFALSKKFGVTDFIDSTSCIEKSVSQVVNEMTGGGADYCFECVGRASLVEEAYACCRKGWGKTIVVGVDRPGTLLKFASTEVLHSGKTILGSLFGGLKPKSDIPILVKKYMDKELELDKFVTHEVGFEEINKAFDLLHQGKSLKCVIWMDR; via the exons ATGGCTAACAACACTACAACTGCGGGCAAAGCCATTACATGCCGAG CGGCGGTGGCGAGAGCAGCTGGGGCGCCGCTCGTGATACAGGAGGTGGTTGTGGATCCTCCTAAATCCGGCGAACTTCGCATCAAAATCATCTGCACTTCTCTTTGTCATAGCGATCTTACTTTCTTGAACTTGGAC TTGCCTCCCGCTTGTTTTCCGAGAATTCTGGGACATGAAGCAGTTGG CGTGGTGGAGAGCGTGGGCGATGGCGTTATTGGGGTTGTCGAAGGAGATATGGTTATCCCCGTATTTGTGTCAGACTGTGCTGAGTGTAGAGATTGCACATCGAAGAAGAGCAACCTGTGCACCGAATTCCCATTTAGAGTCGATCCCTGGATGCACGATGGCACGAGCAGATTCAGAGACCTCAACGGAGAGACTATACACCATTTCATGTTTGTGTCTAGTTTCACAGAGTACACAGTTGTTCATCGTGCTAACATCATCAAACTCGACCCAACAATCCCTCCCAGCAGGGCTTGCCTCCTTGCTTGTGGAGTCTCCACAG GCGTAGGAGCGGCATGGAGGTCTGCAAGTGTCGAACGAGGATCCACGGTTGCCATCTTCGGTTTGGGGTCGATCGGATTGGCA GTTGCAGAAGGGGCAAGATTGTGTGGTGCTGCTAGAATCATTGGCATTGATGTGAACCCTAACAAGTTTGCACTAA GTAAAAAATTTGGAGTAACTGATTTCATTGATTCTACAAGCTGCATTGAAAAATCTGTAAGCCAG GTGGTAAATGAGATGACCGGTGGAGGGGCAGATTACTGCTTCGAATGCGTTGGAAGGGCTTCCCTAGTTGAGGAGGCATACGCCTGCTGTCGAAAG GGGTGGGGTAAGACGATCGTGGTGGGGGTGGATAGACCCGGCACACTACTGAAATTCGCATCCACGGAAGTCCTTCATAGTGGAAAGACTATCTTGGGATCTTTGTTTGGAGGCCTCAAGCCAAAGTCGGACATACCGATCCTCGTTAAGAAGTACATGGACAAG GAGTTGGAGCTGGATAAGTTTGTGACGCATGAGGTGGGGTTTGAAGAGATCAACAAAGCTTTCGATTTGCTGCATCAAGGAAAGAGCCTCAAATGTGTGATTTGGATGGATAGATga